One Malania oleifera isolate guangnan ecotype guangnan chromosome 9, ASM2987363v1, whole genome shotgun sequence DNA segment encodes these proteins:
- the LOC131164147 gene encoding uncharacterized protein LOC131164147, with amino-acid sequence MAANFGFPCQALGKGLYPKARASLTLGPAPVPFKRTCQLHLNKVTMQPQITSVGCRTDYKFSSGGKLHLVMTSRSNSELWPSPTSPAKTVEKFYKCINEKNIKQLPEFISEDCCFDDCAFPMPIQGKEEVVQFFDQLIRGMGENLKFRVCKICEGDSLIAGINWHLEWKGIQVPFTRGCSFFECSQKEETLLIKKAQVVIESPFKPGVFALVLLKTMTSLFDSFPSTAECMSLIFTNIT; translated from the exons ATGGCAGCTAATTTTGGTTTCCCGTGCCAAGCCTTGGGCAAGGGTCTCTATCCCAAAGCAAGGGCCAGCCTCACCCTTGGCCCTGCGCCTGTGCCCTTCAAAAGAACATGTCAGCTTCATCTAAACAAAGTGACAATGCAGCCGCAGATCACCTCTGTGGGATGTAGGACTGACTACAAATTCTCTAGTGGAGGCAAGCTCCATTTGGTCATGACATCAAGAAGCAATTCTGAGCTTTGGCCCAGTCCAACTTCTCCAGCTAAAACAGTAGAAAAATTTTACAAATGTATCAATGAGAAGAATATAAAGCAACTACCTGAGTTCATCTCTGAGGACTGCTGCTTTGATGATTGCGCTTTTCCAATGCCAATCCAAGGGAAAGAG GAGGTTGTGCAATTCTTTGATCAACTCATTAGGGGAATGGGTGAGAATCTGAAGTTTAGGGTGTGCAAAATTTGTGAAGGAGATTCCCTAATAGCCGGAATAAATTGGCACTTAG AATGGAAAGGAATACAGGTACCCTTCACCAGAGGCTGCAGCTTCTTCGAATGTTCTCAAAAAGAAGAGACGCTGCTCATTAA GAAAGCTCAGGTTGTAATTGAGTCTCCATTCAAACCAGGAGTCTTTGCACTG GTTCTATTGAAGACCATGACTTCACTATTTGATAGTTTTCCATCAACTGCTGAGTGTATGTCATTAATCTTCACAAACATTACATGA